From the genome of Spinacia oleracea cultivar Varoflay chromosome 2, BTI_SOV_V1, whole genome shotgun sequence, one region includes:
- the LOC130467686 gene encoding uncharacterized protein produces MKAGNYGHCVAFKAEVMALTMGLELARNLGIQNLEVQLDNISCVQILQNEELSHGECTHHINYCRAMLKDANWKVKISHIYREALSCILEEDSRGVALPRLITS; encoded by the exons ATGAAGGCAGGGAACTATGGACATTGCGTGGCATTCAAAGCGGAGGTTATGGCCTTAACTATGGGCCTGGAATTAGCGCGAAATCTGGGGATACAGAACCTCGAAGTCCAACTTGATAATATCTCGTGTGTGCAGATCCTACAGAATGAGGAACTTAGCCATGGGGAGTGCACACACCACATCAACTATTGTCGAGCCATGCTCAAGGATGCGAACTGGAAGGTGAAGATTTCTCACATTTATCGCGAAG CTCTTAGTTGTATTTTGGAGGAGGATAGTCGAGGTGTGGCATTACCTCGCTTAATCACCTCTTAG
- the LOC110789046 gene encoding E3 ubiquitin-protein ligase At1g63170 isoform X1 has protein sequence MSATDVDTTAPLLPPLSPPEGDRSFQSRSRRISGRAGLRGAARFLRRANSRRLISEQSVMVRESAAQQIEERQSDWAYSTPIVILDLLWNTIFVFVAIAIMILSGDEKSQVPLRLWLVGYGFQCILHMVCVCVEFRRRREVSRTRFGSSGGWSVGVGPSLSSNLALNLNSESNRSSYVNSAHSRSNSSSSASLEGESMEFPVEHHQDEDNTSVAKHLESANTMFSFIWWIIGFYWVSSGGPTLADDAPMLYWLTITFLAFDVFFVVICVVVACIIGIAVCCCLPCIIAILYAVADQEGATNEDIDRLPRFKFRRLGQIEKKSGEIQESFGGIMTQCGTDPLIEHALSDEDAECVICLTSYEDGSELRELPCHHHFHCACIDKWLHINATCPLCKYNILKNSCQSSEDV, from the exons ATGTCCGCCACCGATGTCGATACGACGGCGCCGTTGCTTCCCCCTCTTTCACCACCTGAAGGAGACCGTTCATTTCAGTCACGTAGCCGGAGAATTTCCGGCAGAGCAGGGCTACGTGGCGCGGCGAGGTTTCTTCGGCGAGCTAATAGCCGGAGATTGATATCCGAACAATCGGTGATGGTGAGAGAGTCTGCGGCGCAGCAAATTGAAGAGCGTCAAAGTGATTGGGCTTACTCTACTCCTATCGTTATTCTCGACCTTCTTTGGAACACGATTTTTGTGTTTGTCGCTATTGCTATTATGATCTTAAGCGGCGATGAGAAATCGCAGGTTCCATTAAGGTTGTGGCTTGTCGGGTATGGATTTCAGTGCATTTTGCATATGGTTTGTGTTTGTGTAGAGTTTAGGAGGAGGAGAGAGGTTAGCAGGACTAGGTTTGGGTCCTCGGGTGGGTGGAGTGTTGGCGTTGGGCCGAGTTTGTCTTCAAAtttggctttgaatttgaattctGAATCAAATCGGTCGAGCTATGTGAATTCAGCACATTCGAGGTCGAATTCGAGTTCTTCAGCGAGCTTAGAAGGGGAATCCATGGAGTTTCCTGTTGAGCATCACCAGGATGAGGATAACACAAG CGTTGCAAAGCATCTGGAGTCGGCGAACACAATGTTCTCATTTATTTGGTGGATCATTGGATTCTATTGGGTGTCATCTGGGGGGCCAACTTTAGCAGATGACGCTCCTATGCTTTACTG GCTCACTATAACATTTCTGGCATTTGATGTGTTCTTTGTTGTTATCTGCGTGGTGGTGGCTTGCATTATTGGCATAGCTGTCTGCTGTTGTCTTCCATGTATCATTGCAATTTTATATGCTGTGGCTGATCAG GAAGGAGCTACAAATGAGGATATCGATAGGCTGCCAAGGTTCAAGTTCAGGAGACTAGGTCAAATTGAAAAAAAGAGCGGTGAAATCCAAGAGTCATTTGGTGGAATTATGACTCAGTGCGGCACTGACCCGCTTATCGAGCATGCTCTTTCCGACGAAGATGCC GAGTGTGTGATATGCCTTACATCGTACGAGGATGGGAGTGAATTACGTGAACTTCCATGTCATCACCATTTCCACTGTGCATGCATAGACAAATGGCTTCACATCAACGCAACCTGTCCCCTTTGCAAATACAACATACTCAAGAATAGCTGCCAAAGCAGTGAAGATGTGTAG
- the LOC110789046 gene encoding E3 ubiquitin-protein ligase At1g12760 isoform X2 produces MSATDVDTTAPLLPPLSPPEGDRSFQSRSRRISGRAGLRGAARFLRRANSRRLISEQSVMVRESAAQQIEERQSDWAYSTPIVILDLLWNTIFVFVAIAIMILSGDEKSQVPLRLWLVGYGFQCILHMVCVCVEFRRRREVSRTRFGSSGGWSVGVGPSLSSNLALNLNSESNRSSYVNSAHSRSNSSSSASLEGESMEFPVEHHQDEDNTSVAKHLESANTMFSFIWWIIGFYWVSSGGPTLADDAPMLYWLTITFLAFDVFFVVICVVVACIIGIAVCCCLPCIIAILYAVADQEGATNEDIDRLPRFKFRRLGQIEKKSGEIQESFGGIMTQCGTDPLIEHALSDEDAEHLWKKLGW; encoded by the exons ATGTCCGCCACCGATGTCGATACGACGGCGCCGTTGCTTCCCCCTCTTTCACCACCTGAAGGAGACCGTTCATTTCAGTCACGTAGCCGGAGAATTTCCGGCAGAGCAGGGCTACGTGGCGCGGCGAGGTTTCTTCGGCGAGCTAATAGCCGGAGATTGATATCCGAACAATCGGTGATGGTGAGAGAGTCTGCGGCGCAGCAAATTGAAGAGCGTCAAAGTGATTGGGCTTACTCTACTCCTATCGTTATTCTCGACCTTCTTTGGAACACGATTTTTGTGTTTGTCGCTATTGCTATTATGATCTTAAGCGGCGATGAGAAATCGCAGGTTCCATTAAGGTTGTGGCTTGTCGGGTATGGATTTCAGTGCATTTTGCATATGGTTTGTGTTTGTGTAGAGTTTAGGAGGAGGAGAGAGGTTAGCAGGACTAGGTTTGGGTCCTCGGGTGGGTGGAGTGTTGGCGTTGGGCCGAGTTTGTCTTCAAAtttggctttgaatttgaattctGAATCAAATCGGTCGAGCTATGTGAATTCAGCACATTCGAGGTCGAATTCGAGTTCTTCAGCGAGCTTAGAAGGGGAATCCATGGAGTTTCCTGTTGAGCATCACCAGGATGAGGATAACACAAG CGTTGCAAAGCATCTGGAGTCGGCGAACACAATGTTCTCATTTATTTGGTGGATCATTGGATTCTATTGGGTGTCATCTGGGGGGCCAACTTTAGCAGATGACGCTCCTATGCTTTACTG GCTCACTATAACATTTCTGGCATTTGATGTGTTCTTTGTTGTTATCTGCGTGGTGGTGGCTTGCATTATTGGCATAGCTGTCTGCTGTTGTCTTCCATGTATCATTGCAATTTTATATGCTGTGGCTGATCAG GAAGGAGCTACAAATGAGGATATCGATAGGCTGCCAAGGTTCAAGTTCAGGAGACTAGGTCAAATTGAAAAAAAGAGCGGTGAAATCCAAGAGTCATTTGGTGGAATTATGACTCAGTGCGGCACTGACCCGCTTATCGAGCATGCTCTTTCCGACGAAGATGCC GAGCATTTGTGGAAAAAGCTAGGGTGGTGA
- the LOC110788598 gene encoding BON1-associated protein 1-like: MNPSISSSCSLEITIKSAEELTIGNQKPVTKNVFVTISVENQGYTNQLRTRPCVEGAKPTWNEKLFTDMSKNAKFILLEVRYKKRSTEKSIGIAKVPTSDFVGNHMPLNYQHCLCYRLRDRNGEPNGIISFSVNVKGELDNYQCNQTNQNYREAIEIQGFGNRENCYRPKPRLGTSLLGDRRKSTATVVGVPAAWYDSCHA; encoded by the coding sequence ATGAATCCTTCTATTTCCTCCTCGTGCTCGTTAGAAATTACCATAAAATCGGCAGAAGAGCTGACCATAGGAAATCAAAAACCTGTAACAAAAAATGTTTTTGTAACAATTTCTGTAGAAAACCAAGGGTATACAAACCAACTGCGAACGAGACCATGTGTGGAGGGCGCCAAACCTACGTGGAATGAGAAGCTGTTTACGGACATGTCAAAGAATGCAAAATTTATTTTGTTAGAGGTTCGATACAAAAAGAGGTCAACTGAAAAGTCAATCGGTATTGCTAAGGTTCCGACATCAGATTTTGTAGGAAATCATATGCCTCTAAACTACCAACATTGTCTATGTTATAGACTAAGAGATCGTAATGGCGAACCAAATGGGATAATTAGTTTTAGTGTGAATGTAAAAGGGGAATTAGATAATTATCAATGTAATCAAACAAATCAAAATTATAGGGAAGCAATAGAAATACAAGGGTTTGGTAATAGAGAGAATTGTTATAGGCCAAAGCCGAGGCTCGGAACATCGTTGTTAGGTGACCGGAGGAAATCTACTGCTACTGTTGTTGGAGTTCCTGCAGCGTGGTACGATTCATGCCATGCTTGA
- the LOC110789058 gene encoding cell division protein FtsY homolog, chloroplastic codes for MASASSPSSLSLLSNSLSKLHNRQFTALPSTARPGSNRFQCQATGPTGFFTKLGRLIKEKAKSDVEKVFSGFSKTRDNLAVIDELLLYWNLADTDRVLDELEEALLVSDFGPRITMKIVESLREDILAGKLKSGPEIKAALKKSVLEFLTKKGSKTELQLGFRKPAVIMIVGVNGGGKTTSLGKLAHRLKKEGAKILLAAGDTFRAAASDQLEIWAERTGCDIVVAEKEKAKAASVLSQAVKRGKEGGFDIVLCDTSGRLHTNYSLMEELIACKKAVGKVVSGAPNEILLVLDGTTGLNMLPQAREFNEVVGITGLILTKLDGSARGGCVVSVVDELAIPVKFVGVGEGLEDLQPFDAEAFVDAIFS; via the exons ATGGCGTCTGCATCTTCACCTTCCTCGCTCTCTCTCCTCTCGAATTCACTCTCCAAACTCCACAACCGCCAATTCACGGCTCTCCCTTCCACAGCTCGACCGGGTTCGAATCGGTTTCAATGTCAGGCGACCGGACCAACCGGGTTCTTCACGAAATTGGGGCGGCTGATCAAGGAGAAGGCCAAAAGTGACGTGGAGAAAGTTTTCTCAGGATTTTCGAAAACTCGCGACAACCTCGCCGTCATCGATGAGCTCCTCTTGTATTGGAACCTCGCCGACACCGACCGCGTCCTCGACGAACTGGAGGAg GCATTGCTGGTGTCTGATTTTGGGCCGAGGATTACGATGAAGATTGTGGAATCTTTGCGGGAAGATATTTTGGCTGGTAAGCTTAAATCTGGACCTGAAATTAAG GCTGCCTTGAAGAAGAGTGTTCTTGAGTTTCTAACAAAGAAAGGAAGTAAGACAGAACTTCAGCTGGGATTTAG GAAGCCTGCTGTAATCATGATAGTTGGTGTAAATGGAGGTGGAAAAACAACTTCTCTTG GCAAGTTGGCTCATAGATTGAAGAAAGAAGGAGCTAAG ATACTACTAGCAGCCGGTGATACATTTCGTGCTGCTGCAAGTGATCAGCTTGAGATATGGGCTGAACGAACAGGTTGTGACATTGTCGTAGCAGAGAAAGAGAAGGCCAAAGCAGCATCAG TTCTTTCGCAGGCTGTTAAAAGAGGGAAAGAAGGCGGATTTGATATTGTCCTATGTGACACATCTGGCC GTCTTCATACTAATTACAGTCTCATGGAGGAATTGATAGCTTGTAAAAAAGCTGTGGGTAAAGTAGTTTCTGGTGCTCCTAAT GAGATTCTGCTTGTTTTGGATGGAACAACTGGTTTAAATATGCTTCCTCAGGCCAGGGAGTTCAACGAA GTTGTTGGAATTACTGGATTGATCTTGACAAAACTTGACGGTTCCGCAAGAGGTGGTTGTGTG GTCAGCGTGGTAGATGAGCTCGCTATTCCTGTGAAATTTGTGGGTGTTGGGGAGGGCCTGGAAGACCTTCAGCCTTTTGACGCCGAAGCCTTTGTTGATGCCATATTCTCATAA
- the LOC110789069 gene encoding uncharacterized protein — protein sequence MAIDDSKNKVDNDQQEQEGEDYATQSTLQFFQGLGISLKLPQISTNHDFLSELVVSLLKVDSISRGHVTCSFSVLPPVANYYKGLHGGAVAIIAERLATACARTIVGEEKPLFLVELSISYLSSASINAELIANASVVRSGRNLTVVSIEIRLKETKKLLYTAQATLHHLPSAKL from the exons ATGGCGATTGACGACTCCAAAAACAAGGTGGACAATGACCAACAAGAACAAGAAGGAGAAGATTATGCTACCCAATCAACATTGCAATTCTTCCAAGGTCTAGGCATCTCGCTCAAACTCCCGCAAATCTCCACCAATCACGATTTTCTATCAGAATTAGTTGTCAGCCTTCTCAAAGTTGATTCCATTTCCAGAGGCCACGTCACTTGCTCCTTTTCTGTTCTTCCTCCTGTTGCC AACTACTACAAGGGGTTGCATGGAGGAGCAGTGGCAATTATTGCTGAAAGGCTAGCCACAGCGTGTGCTCGAACCATAGTAGGAGAGGAGAAGCCGCTGTTTCTTGTTGAGTTGAGCATCTCCTATCTTTCTTCTGCTTCAATAAAT GCCGAGTTGATTGCTAATGCATCAGTAGTGCGGAGTGGGAGAAACTTAACCGTAGTATCAATTGAAATCAGACTAAAAGAGACGAAGAAGCTGCTTTACACTGCTCAAGCTACTCTCCATCACCTCCCTTCAGCAAAATTATGA
- the LOC110788607 gene encoding uncharacterized protein: protein MIWGSLLSPSPNTLTTVLPPFVNYYGGLHGGVAATVAIRVATACARTVVAEEKPLFLGEQSISYLSAASINAELVVDGTVLRSGRNITVVSIEIRLKQTEKLLYTAQATFYHLPPSKL from the exons ATGATTTGGGGATCTCTATTGAGTCCCTCCCCCAACACACTAACAACCGTCCTTCCTCCTTTTGTC AACTACTATGGAGGGTTGCATGGAGGAGTAGCGGCAACTGTAGCGATAAGGGTGGCCACAGCGTGTGCTCGAACTGTAGTGGCGGAGGAGAAGCCGCTGTTTCTTGGTGAACAGAGTATATCCTACCTTTCTGCTGCTTCAATCAAT GCTGAATTGGTTGTTGATGGAACAGTTTTGAGGAGTGGGAGAAACATAACAGTTGTATCAATTGAAATCAGACTGAAACAGACGGAGAAGCTACTTTACACTGCTCAAGCTACTTTCTATCACCTTCCTCCATCAAAGTTATGA